The sequence TGGGCACGGATCTCTTTCCCGGGACAGGCACCTTCGGCAACCGTGAAGCCATGTTCTTCGCTCGCGACAACAAGGCCATGGACTGGGATCGGAAGAAGGAGAACGAGGAGATCAAGAAGGCAGCCAAGGACGAAGGCATCGAAATGGCGCTCTTCCGTTCTGCGAGCTGGCCCTACATCGGAAATCCGAAGCACATCGTCGCGAAACATCCTGGCAGGTACAAGGTCCGCTTCTCCGCGCGTGCGGTACTGCAGCAGAAGGGTTTTACCTTGCTGCCCGCGAAGGAACCGGTGCCGATGACCTTCCGTTCACGCAAGCCCGCGGGTGCGGACATAATCAACGAGGTGCGGGATGAAGGTGGCATCATCGACATCCAGCCAGAGCAGCAGGTCTATGAGACCACCGTACGCCTGCGGGAGGGCGAGTCCTTTGAATACAGTCTGCTGGGGCAGCCCATGCCGCTGGCCATGAATCCCAATGGCTCGGCGCCGACCTATCGCTATCCCCCGTTTCCAGAGGGAGGGCAGCCAGGCATTGCGGTGCAATGGCTCGAGGTGGAGGGACCACTTCCCCCACCAGATTGGCCACCAGCTTCGCATCGCGTGCTGTTTGATGCCTATGGCATCGACGTGAAACCAGCGGCTGCCGAAGTGGAAGCAGAGGCTAAACGTCTGCTGCGGCGCTTTGTGAATCTCGCCGCACGTGAGCCCGTTTCGGAGAAGGAACTGCAAATGTTTGACGCGCTCATCCGCCAGCGCATGGAGAAGGGGGCATCCTTCAAGGATGCCATGCTGGCGGGGTACAAGGCCTTCCTCGCTTCCGGCGACTTCATCTATCTGCGCGAGCCCGCGTCGAAAACGGATGACTTTGCCATCGCCTCGCGGCTATCGCATTTCCTCGCCAATACGCGACCCGATGCACGCCTGCTGGAACTCGCTGAGAAAGGCAAGCTTCACGACGCAGCTATCCTGCGAGAGGAAACCCTGCGCCTTCTCGAAGGCGCCGGATTTGGCCGCTTCGTGAAGAGCTTTACAGACTACTGGCTCAGCCTGCGACACATCCGGCGTGATGACCCGGACATTCGCCTTTTCCCCGAGTACCGCTTTGATGAGTACCTCGTGGAGAGCATGGGTCGCGAGACACGCACGTTCTTCACCGCGATGATTCATGAAAATCTCCCTGCGAGTTCGCTGGTGAAGACGGACTTTGTGTTCGCGAATGATCGCCTCGCAAAGCACTACGGCCTGCCCGCAATCAGTGGGTCCGCAGTGAGGAAAGTCACCCTGCCCGCAGGCAGCCCCTTCGGTGGTTTGCTGA comes from Roseimicrobium gellanilyticum and encodes:
- a CDS encoding DUF1592 domain-containing protein, translating into MVVLPLTPAAAADVPAMISQSCVECHDKEVQKGGLDLTALSFDLKDAATRQRWVRVYDRVQACEMPPKAEDLPATDRAALVTSLDAALYQADLADVQAHGRGPARRLNRDEYEQNLRDVLQLPDLDIRDILPEDREGHHFNKTTAMLDMSRVQLAAYLDAAEVALRAAMVTESAPPPVMKWRNVGTDLFPGTGTFGNREAMFFARDNKAMDWDRKKENEEIKKAAKDEGIEMALFRSASWPYIGNPKHIVAKHPGRYKVRFSARAVLQQKGFTLLPAKEPVPMTFRSRKPAGADIINEVRDEGGIIDIQPEQQVYETTVRLREGESFEYSLLGQPMPLAMNPNGSAPTYRYPPFPEGGQPGIAVQWLEVEGPLPPPDWPPASHRVLFDAYGIDVKPAAAEVEAEAKRLLRRFVNLAAREPVSEKELQMFDALIRQRMEKGASFKDAMLAGYKAFLASGDFIYLREPASKTDDFAIASRLSHFLANTRPDARLLELAEKGKLHDAAILREETLRLLEGAGFGRFVKSFTDYWLSLRHIRRDDPDIRLFPEYRFDEYLVESMGRETRTFFTAMIHENLPASSLVKTDFVFANDRLAKHYGLPAISGSAVRKVTLPAGSPFGGLLTQAAVLKVSSNGTSTSPVVRGAWVTERLIGRTIPPPPTSVPAVEPDIRGAKTIRDLLALHTKSQSCATCHAKFDPVGVALENFDILGGWRARYRGLEEGERVTGIDRAGHDFSYTLTSPVDASAKLANGPSFKDVNDLKGILAADSRQLARNVLQQLTIYATGTPVRYSDRQEIETLLDGCEADGYRVRDLLLALVQSRIFLGNN